The proteins below come from a single Kosakonia sp. SMBL-WEM22 genomic window:
- a CDS encoding TetR family transcriptional regulator, giving the protein MSYLNRDDRREVILQAAMRVALAEGFSAMTVRRIASEAGVATGQVHHHFISSNELKSQAFIRLIDELLEVELVPQTAPWREQLFAMLGSDEGGLEPYIHLWREALLLASKDPEIKGAYLLTMEMWHVKVVRLIEQGVAAGEFTLHDPAADIAWRLIAMVCGMDGICILGMPDVDESAFKRHLTRMIEKELC; this is encoded by the coding sequence ATGAGCTATTTAAATCGGGACGATCGCCGGGAAGTGATCCTGCAGGCCGCCATGCGAGTGGCGCTGGCGGAGGGCTTTTCCGCTATGACGGTTCGCCGCATCGCCAGTGAGGCCGGGGTGGCAACGGGCCAGGTGCACCACCATTTCATCTCATCAAATGAACTCAAATCGCAGGCCTTTATTCGTCTGATCGATGAACTGCTGGAGGTTGAACTGGTTCCGCAAACCGCGCCGTGGCGCGAGCAGCTGTTTGCCATGCTCGGCAGCGATGAAGGGGGACTTGAGCCCTACATTCATCTGTGGCGCGAAGCTCTGCTGCTGGCGAGTAAAGATCCGGAAATCAAAGGCGCTTATCTGCTGACGATGGAGATGTGGCACGTCAAAGTTGTCAGGCTTATCGAACAGGGCGTGGCGGCGGGCGAATTTACCCTGCATGATCCGGCGGCAGATATTGCCTGGCGGCTGATTGCCATGGTCTGCGGCATGGACGGGATTTGCATCCTCGGCATGCCAGATGTCGATGAATCGGCCTTCAAACGCCATCTGACACGGATGATTGAGAAAGAGCTCTGTTAG
- a CDS encoding SmvA family efflux MFS transporter translates to MFRQWLTLVIIVLVYIPVAIDATVLHVAAPTLSTALDASGNELLWIIDIYSLVMAGMVLPMGALGDKIGFKRLLLIGSGLFGGASLLAAFAPTAGWLIATRALLAVGAAMIVPATLAGIRTTFSQAHHRNTALGVWAAIGSGGAAFGPLIGGMLLEHFYWGSVFLINVPIVLVVMALTARYVPRQQGRADQPLHLNQALALIAAILLLVWSAKTAMKGTLPLWLVTSTLLLGGLLLTGFVRIQLAASRPMIDMRLFTHRVILSGALMAIMAMVTLVGFELLMAQELQFVHGFTPFAAGVFMLPVMIASGFSGPIAGVLVSKLGLRCVAAGGMALSAISFFGLSLTNFSTQPVQAAVLMALLGFSAASALLASTAAIMAAAPKEKAAAAGAIETMSYELGAGLGIAVFGLILSRTFSATINLPQQLSAEAAAQASSSIGEAFRLARESDPALAEGIITAAKTAFTHSHSVALSTASMLLVVLAIGMWFSLARVEKN, encoded by the coding sequence ATGTTTCGTCAGTGGTTAACGTTGGTCATCATTGTGCTGGTTTATATTCCGGTGGCGATTGATGCGACGGTGCTGCATGTTGCCGCGCCGACGCTCAGCACTGCGCTGGATGCCAGCGGGAATGAGCTGCTCTGGATCATCGATATCTATTCGCTGGTGATGGCAGGGATGGTGCTGCCGATGGGCGCATTGGGCGACAAAATCGGCTTTAAGCGCCTGCTGCTGATTGGCAGCGGTCTGTTTGGCGGCGCATCGCTGCTGGCGGCATTCGCCCCCACCGCAGGCTGGCTGATTGCCACCCGTGCGCTGCTCGCCGTCGGTGCGGCAATGATTGTTCCCGCGACGCTTGCCGGGATCCGCACTACCTTTTCTCAGGCGCACCATCGCAACACCGCGCTCGGCGTCTGGGCGGCGATTGGCTCCGGCGGCGCGGCATTTGGCCCGCTGATTGGCGGTATGCTGCTTGAGCACTTTTACTGGGGCTCGGTATTTCTCATCAACGTGCCGATTGTGCTGGTGGTGATGGCGCTTACCGCCCGGTATGTACCGCGCCAGCAAGGGCGAGCCGATCAGCCGCTGCACCTCAACCAGGCGCTGGCGTTGATTGCCGCCATCCTGTTACTGGTATGGAGTGCGAAAACCGCCATGAAAGGCACGCTGCCGCTGTGGCTGGTCACCAGCACGCTGCTGCTTGGTGGCCTGTTACTGACCGGTTTTGTACGCATCCAGCTGGCGGCGAGCCGGCCGATGATTGACATGCGGCTCTTTACGCACCGTGTGATCCTCAGCGGCGCACTGATGGCGATCATGGCCATGGTAACGCTGGTGGGCTTCGAGCTACTGATGGCGCAGGAGCTGCAATTTGTGCACGGCTTTACGCCTTTCGCCGCCGGGGTCTTTATGCTGCCAGTGATGATCGCCAGCGGCTTTAGTGGCCCGATTGCCGGGGTGCTGGTCTCAAAACTGGGTCTGCGTTGCGTGGCAGCAGGCGGAATGGCGCTCAGCGCAATTAGCTTCTTTGGGCTGTCGCTGACCAACTTCTCGACCCAGCCAGTGCAGGCGGCGGTGCTGATGGCGCTGCTCGGCTTTAGTGCCGCCAGCGCGCTGCTGGCCTCGACGGCGGCCATTATGGCCGCCGCGCCGAAGGAGAAAGCGGCGGCGGCAGGGGCGATTGAAACCATGTCCTATGAGTTGGGCGCGGGTCTCGGTATTGCGGTCTTTGGCCTGATTTTAAGCCGCACGTTTTCCGCGACCATCAACCTGCCACAGCAGTTGAGCGCCGAAGCGGCGGCACAGGCCTCATCGTCCATCGGTGAAGCCTTCCGCCTGGCACGGGAGTCCGATCCGGCGTTGGCCGAGGGGATTATTACCGCAGCGAAAACGGCATTTACCCACTCGCACAGCGTCGCGCTCAGTACCGCCAGCATGCTGCTGGTGGTGCTGGCAATCGGGATGTGGTTTAGCCTCGCGCGAGTTGAGAAAAACTGA
- the fdnG gene encoding formate dehydrogenase-N subunit alpha — translation MNVNRRQFFRICAGGMAGTTVAALGFAPKMALAQTRNYKLLRAKETRNSCTYCSVGCGLLMYSLGDGAKNAREAIYHIEGDPDHPVSRGALCPKGAGLLDYVHSENRLRYPEYRAPGSSKWQRISWDEAFNRIARLMKADRDAHFVETNDAGVKVNRWLSTGMLCASAASNETGMLTQKFVRSLGMLAVDNQARVUHGPTVASLAPTFGRGAMTNHWVDIKNANVVMVMGGNAAEAHPVGFRWAMEAKNNNDATLIVVDPRFTRTASVADIYAPIRSGTDITFLSGVLRYLIENNKVNAEYVKHYTNASLLVREDFAFDDGLFSGYDAEKRQYDKTTWNYQFDDNGYAKRDKTLTHPRCVWNLLKQHVDRYTPETVENICGTPKADFLKVCEVLASTSAVDRTTTFLYALGWTQHTVGAQNIRTMAMIQLLLGNMGMAGGGVNALRGHSNIQGLTDLGLLSTSLPGYLTLPSETQTDLQQYLAANTPKAMLPDQVNYWSNYPKFFVSLMKSFYGDAAQQENDWGFDWLPKWDQSYDVIKYFNMMAKGDVTGYICQGFNPVASFPDKNKVVNTLSKLKYMVVIDPLVTETSSFWQNHGEMNDVDPSAIATEVFRLPSTCFAEEDGSIANSGRWLQWHWKGQDAPGEALNDGEILAGIYHRLRDMYRTEGGKGAEPVLKMSWHYSQPHNPHSEEVAKENNGYALEDLYDTNGQLLAKKGQLLNSFALLRDDGSTASSCWIYAGSWTEQGNQMANRDNADPSGLGNTLGWAWAWPMNRRVLYNRASADFMGKPWDAKRMLIQWNGAKWVGNDIPDYNTAPPGSNTGPFIMQQEGMGRLFALNKLAEGPFPEHYEPVETPLGTNPLHPNVVSSPVVRIYAEDVKRMGKKEHFPYVGTTYRLTEHFHTWTKHARLNAIAQPEQFVEISETLAAAKGIRNGDRVKVSSQRGFIRAVAVVTRRLQTLQVHGQQVETVGIPLHWGFEGMAQKGYIANTLTPNVGDANSQTPEYKAFLVNIEKA, via the coding sequence ATGAACGTCAACCGCAGACAGTTTTTTCGTATCTGCGCGGGCGGGATGGCAGGAACCACGGTCGCCGCTTTAGGGTTCGCCCCGAAGATGGCGCTGGCTCAGACGCGAAATTATAAATTACTGCGCGCAAAAGAGACTCGAAACTCCTGTACGTACTGTTCCGTGGGATGCGGGCTATTAATGTATAGCCTCGGCGATGGCGCAAAGAACGCCAGAGAAGCGATTTACCATATCGAAGGGGATCCGGATCATCCGGTTAGCCGGGGTGCGCTCTGCCCGAAAGGGGCCGGGCTGCTCGATTATGTGCACAGTGAAAACCGCCTGCGCTACCCCGAATACCGCGCGCCGGGCTCCAGTAAATGGCAGCGTATCAGCTGGGATGAAGCCTTTAACCGTATCGCCCGCCTGATGAAAGCGGATCGCGATGCGCACTTTGTCGAAACTAACGACGCCGGGGTGAAGGTTAACCGCTGGCTCTCCACCGGCATGCTGTGCGCCTCGGCAGCAAGTAATGAAACGGGCATGCTGACGCAAAAATTTGTGCGCTCTCTCGGCATGCTGGCGGTAGATAACCAGGCGCGCGTCTGACACGGACCAACGGTAGCAAGTCTTGCTCCAACATTTGGTCGCGGTGCGATGACCAACCACTGGGTTGATATCAAAAACGCCAACGTGGTGATGGTAATGGGCGGTAACGCCGCTGAAGCCCACCCGGTCGGTTTCCGCTGGGCAATGGAAGCCAAAAACAACAATGACGCGACGCTTATCGTTGTCGACCCGCGCTTCACGCGTACGGCGTCGGTGGCGGATATCTATGCGCCGATCCGCTCCGGGACGGATATTACTTTCCTCTCCGGCGTGCTGCGTTACCTGATTGAAAACAACAAGGTCAACGCGGAATACGTCAAACACTACACTAACGCCAGCCTGCTGGTGCGGGAAGACTTTGCCTTCGATGACGGGTTGTTCAGCGGCTACGATGCTGAAAAAAGGCAGTACGACAAAACGACGTGGAACTACCAGTTCGATGACAACGGCTATGCGAAACGCGATAAGACGCTGACCCATCCGCGCTGTGTCTGGAACCTGCTCAAACAGCATGTCGATCGCTACACCCCGGAGACGGTGGAGAATATCTGCGGTACGCCAAAAGCGGACTTCCTGAAGGTGTGTGAAGTGCTCGCCTCGACCAGCGCCGTAGACAGAACCACGACGTTCCTCTATGCGCTGGGCTGGACGCAGCATACGGTCGGTGCGCAGAACATCCGCACTATGGCGATGATCCAGCTGCTGCTCGGCAATATGGGCATGGCCGGTGGCGGTGTGAACGCCCTGCGCGGCCACTCCAATATTCAGGGGCTGACCGATCTGGGACTGCTCTCGACCAGCCTGCCGGGCTACCTGACGCTGCCATCGGAAACACAGACCGATCTGCAACAGTACCTGGCGGCAAATACGCCGAAAGCGATGCTGCCCGATCAGGTGAACTACTGGAGCAACTATCCGAAGTTCTTCGTTAGCCTGATGAAATCGTTCTATGGCGATGCGGCGCAACAAGAGAACGACTGGGGCTTCGACTGGCTGCCGAAGTGGGATCAATCCTACGACGTCATTAAGTACTTCAACATGATGGCGAAGGGCGACGTCACCGGCTACATCTGCCAGGGATTCAACCCGGTGGCATCGTTCCCGGATAAGAACAAGGTCGTCAACACCCTGAGTAAGCTGAAGTATATGGTGGTGATCGATCCGCTGGTCACCGAGACCTCCAGCTTCTGGCAGAACCACGGCGAGATGAACGATGTTGACCCGTCTGCCATTGCAACGGAAGTGTTCCGTCTGCCCTCCACCTGTTTTGCGGAAGAGGATGGCTCGATTGCCAACTCCGGGCGCTGGCTGCAGTGGCACTGGAAAGGGCAGGATGCGCCGGGGGAAGCGCTCAACGATGGCGAGATCCTGGCGGGCATTTATCACCGCTTGCGCGATATGTACCGCACTGAAGGGGGCAAAGGCGCGGAGCCGGTTCTGAAGATGTCCTGGCACTACAGCCAGCCGCATAACCCGCACTCGGAAGAGGTGGCTAAAGAGAATAACGGCTACGCGCTGGAAGATCTCTATGACACCAACGGCCAACTTCTGGCGAAGAAAGGCCAGCTGCTGAACAGCTTTGCGCTGCTGCGTGATGATGGCTCCACCGCCTCGTCGTGCTGGATCTATGCGGGGAGTTGGACCGAGCAGGGTAACCAGATGGCCAACCGGGACAACGCCGATCCGTCTGGGCTGGGCAATACGCTCGGCTGGGCCTGGGCGTGGCCGATGAACCGCCGGGTGCTCTATAACCGCGCGTCGGCGGATTTCATGGGTAAACCCTGGGATGCGAAACGGATGCTGATCCAGTGGAATGGTGCGAAGTGGGTCGGGAATGACATTCCGGACTACAACACCGCGCCGCCGGGAAGCAACACCGGGCCGTTTATCATGCAGCAGGAAGGGATGGGGCGTCTTTTTGCGCTCAATAAGCTCGCCGAAGGGCCATTTCCGGAGCACTACGAACCGGTGGAAACGCCGCTCGGCACCAACCCGCTGCACCCGAATGTGGTCTCCAGCCCGGTGGTGCGCATTTACGCAGAGGATGTGAAGCGCATGGGGAAAAAAGAGCACTTCCCTTATGTTGGCACCACCTATCGTCTGACGGAGCACTTCCACACCTGGACCAAGCACGCGCGGCTTAATGCTATCGCCCAGCCGGAGCAGTTTGTTGAAATCAGCGAAACGCTGGCCGCAGCAAAAGGCATCCGCAATGGCGATCGCGTTAAGGTCAGCAGCCAGCGCGGCTTCATTCGCGCTGTAGCGGTGGTTACGCGACGTCTGCAAACCCTGCAGGTACACGGTCAGCAGGTTGAAACCGTGGGCATTCCGCTGCACTGGGGCTTTGAAGGCATGGCGCAGAAGGGGTATATCGCCAACACCCTGACGCCTAACGTCGGCGATGCGAACTCGCAAACGCCGGAATATAAAGCGTTTTTGGTCAATATCGAGAAGGCGTAA
- the fdxH gene encoding formate dehydrogenase subunit beta codes for MAMETQDIIKRSATNPVTPPPKARDYKAEVAKLIDVSTCVGCKACQVACSEWNDIRDEVGHCVGVYDNPADLSAKSWTVMRFSETDQNGKLEWLIRKDGCMHCAEPGCLKACPSAGAIIQYANGIVDFQQENCIGCGYCIAGCPFNVPRLSKEDNRVYKCTLCVDRVSVGQEPACVKTCPTGAIHFGTKKEMLELGEQRVEKLKARGYSNAGIYNPQGVGGTHVMYVLHHADKPVLYHDLPNDPHIDTAVGLWKGVLKPLSAAGFLATFAGLIYHYIGIGPNKEVDDEEEEHHE; via the coding sequence ATGGCTATGGAAACTCAGGACATTATTAAACGCTCTGCGACCAACCCCGTCACGCCGCCGCCAAAGGCGCGTGACTATAAAGCGGAGGTTGCCAAGCTTATCGATGTCTCCACCTGTGTCGGCTGCAAAGCCTGCCAGGTGGCCTGCTCGGAGTGGAACGATATCCGCGATGAAGTGGGACACTGTGTCGGGGTGTATGACAACCCCGCCGATCTCAGCGCCAAATCCTGGACGGTGATGCGCTTTAGCGAAACCGATCAGAACGGCAAGCTGGAGTGGCTGATCCGCAAGGATGGCTGCATGCACTGCGCGGAGCCGGGCTGCCTGAAGGCGTGCCCCTCTGCCGGCGCAATCATTCAGTACGCGAACGGTATTGTCGACTTTCAGCAGGAGAACTGCATCGGCTGCGGCTACTGTATCGCCGGGTGTCCATTCAATGTCCCGCGCCTCAGTAAAGAGGATAACCGGGTCTATAAATGTACGCTCTGCGTCGATCGTGTCAGCGTGGGCCAGGAGCCCGCCTGCGTGAAGACCTGCCCGACTGGCGCTATTCATTTCGGCACCAAAAAGGAGATGCTGGAGCTGGGCGAGCAGCGCGTTGAGAAGCTGAAAGCGCGCGGTTACAGCAATGCGGGTATCTACAACCCGCAGGGCGTGGGCGGCACTCATGTGATGTATGTACTGCATCATGCGGATAAGCCAGTGCTCTATCACGATCTGCCCAACGATCCGCATATCGACACGGCGGTTGGGCTGTGGAAAGGGGTGCTGAAACCGTTATCGGCGGCGGGCTTCCTCGCCACGTTTGCCGGGCTGATTTACCACTACATTGGCATCGGCCCCAATAAAGAGGTGGATGACGAAGAGGAGGAGCATCATGAGTAA
- the fdnI gene encoding formate dehydrogenase-N subunit gamma gives MSKSKMIVRTKFIDRACHWTVVICFFLVALSGISFFFPTLQWLTETFGTPQMGRILHPFFGVVIFLALMFMFVRFVHHNIPDKKDWPWVKNIVEVLKGNEHKVAKVGKYNAGQKMMFWTIMSMMTVLLVTGVVIWRPYFAQYFPIQVIRYSLLLHATSAIILIHAILIHMYMAFWVKGSIKGMIEGKVSRRWAMKHHPRWYRDVERLEAKKESTEGIK, from the coding sequence ATGAGTAAGTCGAAAATGATTGTGCGCACTAAGTTTATCGATCGCGCCTGTCACTGGACGGTGGTGATCTGCTTCTTTCTGGTGGCGCTCTCCGGCATCTCCTTCTTCTTCCCGACGCTGCAGTGGTTGACGGAAACCTTCGGCACACCGCAGATGGGGCGCATTCTGCATCCCTTCTTCGGTGTGGTGATCTTCCTGGCGCTGATGTTTATGTTCGTGCGCTTCGTGCATCACAACATCCCGGATAAGAAAGACTGGCCGTGGGTGAAAAATATCGTTGAGGTGCTGAAGGGCAACGAACACAAAGTGGCGAAGGTCGGCAAATACAACGCCGGGCAGAAGATGATGTTCTGGACCATTATGAGCATGATGACCGTGCTGCTGGTCACCGGCGTGGTGATCTGGCGCCCTTACTTTGCCCAGTACTTTCCGATACAGGTCATTCGCTACAGCCTGCTGCTGCATGCGACCTCGGCGATTATTTTGATTCACGCCATCCTGATCCATATGTATATGGCTTTCTGGGTGAAAGGCTCGATCAAAGGTATGATCGAAGGCAAAGTGAGCCGCCGCTGGGCAATGAAGCACCATCCGCGCTGGTATCGCGACGTTGAACGTCTCGAAGCGAAAAAAGAGAGTACCGAAGGCATTAAGTAA
- a CDS encoding MFS transporter produces the protein MSQTNTSPTLASMAIVVSFIQFANALEYMAFNPIFAFMAPTFAVPLAFSGYVSAAYTFAAMFSGVIAFYFIGAINQKRFLLSNMALLCILTAITTLTTHFGVLLALRFFAGLVGGTTMGVATSLLINAAPAQLRGKMVSMVIAAFSMISIVGMPAVLFICSRWGWKTALLSLSACCFVALGLIVHFIPAQQAYTGPRQKITLDAQTLLFASGNALVQFSPMLLIPLLVPLMQLLGATVTELAWLFFAGGIAGYLATRLTGLFTQRYTILTLALASSALFVASLLIPTLHYANAWLFIVLFLAGAYSRLVSSSVLTLQFPDNAQRAGYGSLQTALMHLATTAAFSLSSWLLSARALTLDALKPVLIVCDLSALLFPLLVPLLQRKLALRSAASHP, from the coding sequence ATGTCACAAACAAACACGTCACCTACCCTTGCCAGCATGGCTATCGTTGTCTCCTTTATCCAGTTCGCCAACGCCCTGGAATATATGGCGTTCAATCCCATCTTCGCCTTTATGGCCCCGACGTTTGCGGTGCCGCTCGCCTTCTCTGGCTATGTCTCGGCCGCCTATACCTTTGCTGCGATGTTCTCGGGAGTGATCGCGTTCTACTTTATCGGCGCTATCAACCAGAAGCGTTTCTTGCTCAGCAACATGGCGCTGCTGTGCATCCTGACGGCTATAACGACCCTCACCACCCACTTTGGCGTGCTGCTGGCGCTGCGCTTTTTTGCCGGTCTGGTCGGCGGCACGACCATGGGCGTGGCGACCAGCCTGTTGATCAACGCAGCGCCAGCGCAACTACGCGGCAAAATGGTATCAATGGTGATCGCCGCGTTTTCAATGATTAGCATTGTCGGCATGCCAGCCGTGCTGTTTATCTGCTCCCGCTGGGGGTGGAAAACGGCGCTACTCTCACTTAGCGCCTGCTGCTTTGTGGCCCTGGGGCTGATTGTGCATTTTATTCCTGCCCAACAGGCGTACACAGGCCCACGTCAGAAGATCACCCTTGATGCGCAGACGCTGCTCTTTGCCTCCGGCAATGCGCTGGTGCAGTTCAGCCCGATGCTGCTCATTCCTCTACTGGTACCGCTGATGCAGCTGCTTGGCGCAACGGTCACGGAGCTTGCCTGGCTCTTTTTTGCCGGGGGCATCGCCGGGTATCTCGCAACCCGGCTTACGGGTCTGTTCACACAACGCTATACCATCCTGACACTGGCGCTGGCCTCCAGCGCCCTGTTTGTTGCCAGCCTGCTGATCCCTACGCTGCACTACGCTAATGCGTGGCTTTTTATCGTGCTGTTTCTCGCCGGGGCTTATAGCCGCCTGGTCTCTTCATCGGTGCTCACCCTGCAATTCCCCGATAATGCGCAACGCGCGGGGTATGGCTCCTTGCAAACTGCGCTAATGCATCTTGCCACCACCGCCGCCTTTTCACTCTCTTCATGGCTGCTTTCCGCCAGGGCGCTGACCCTCGACGCCCTTAAACCAGTATTGATAGTTTGCGACCTCAGCGCCCTTCTCTTTCCTCTGCTGGTGCCGCTGTTGCAGAGGAAGCTGGCCTTACGCAGCGCAGCGTCACACCCATAA
- a CDS encoding LysR family transcriptional regulator, which yields MRSGLDFTALKIFCAVVEKGSFVAAAKTLTMPTSNVSRTVAQLEERLNVQLIERTTRHRKLTPSGQLLYTRSKPLLESLEQTEAELMSRQVQLKGPLRICIPSEMGPALLGNLLADFACRYPEVEISCITNLSGFESLREEVDVAVILTRGDLDDSDYIARPLATFPCTIVAAPALIARYGLPSAIRQFETLPCITTVSALNGAAWQFVDATGKHEVVNVKGHYRVNSGEMAFKAALAGVGFAILSKQACQQPINEGHLVEIALPQAAAPLRLVAIYSSRRYLPVKTRTLIDFLQQGLQNPVV from the coding sequence ATGCGCTCAGGGCTGGATTTCACCGCGCTGAAGATCTTCTGTGCGGTGGTGGAGAAAGGGAGTTTTGTTGCGGCGGCAAAAACGTTGACTATGCCGACATCGAATGTCAGCCGGACGGTTGCCCAACTTGAGGAGAGGCTCAATGTGCAGCTTATCGAGCGCACAACCCGACACCGGAAGCTGACGCCTTCCGGGCAGTTGCTCTACACGCGTTCAAAGCCGTTGCTTGAGTCGCTGGAGCAGACGGAGGCGGAGTTGATGTCGCGTCAGGTACAGCTCAAAGGGCCGCTGCGCATTTGCATTCCGAGCGAGATGGGGCCGGCGCTGCTCGGCAATCTGCTGGCGGATTTTGCCTGTCGTTACCCGGAAGTGGAGATAAGCTGCATAACCAATTTATCCGGCTTCGAGTCCCTGCGCGAAGAGGTGGATGTCGCCGTTATCCTCACTCGCGGTGATCTGGACGACAGCGATTACATCGCTCGCCCCCTGGCCACATTTCCCTGCACCATCGTGGCCGCGCCTGCATTAATTGCACGCTACGGCCTGCCGAGCGCCATACGCCAGTTTGAAACCTTACCCTGCATCACCACCGTCAGCGCGCTGAACGGCGCGGCCTGGCAATTTGTCGATGCAACGGGCAAGCATGAGGTGGTCAACGTGAAAGGGCATTATCGCGTTAACAGTGGTGAGATGGCCTTTAAAGCCGCACTGGCGGGAGTGGGATTTGCCATCCTGTCAAAGCAGGCCTGCCAGCAGCCCATCAACGAGGGGCATCTGGTGGAGATCGCCTTACCGCAGGCGGCAGCACCGCTGCGTCTGGTCGCGATCTACTCCAGCCGCCGCTATCTGCCGGTTAAAACGCGGACGTTGATTGATTTTCTGCAGCAGGGGCTGCAAAACCCGGTTGTTTAA
- the araJ gene encoding MFS transporter AraJ gives MKKTVFSLALATFGLGMAEFGIMGVLTELANNVGISIPSAGHMISAYAAGVVIGAPIMAMFSSRFSLKNVLLFLVALCFVGNTIFTFSSAYPMLVIGRLISGFPHGAIFGVGAIILSKIAPPGKVTMAVAGMIAGMTVANLIGIPLGTWIGHLFSWRYTFVLISLFFVLVMVSVIFWVPSLYDTAPTRLSEQFHFLKKPEPWLIFAATMFGNAGVFAWFSYVKPFMVSVSGFSQEAMTLIMMLMGLGMVLGNMFSGKVSARFSPIRIAMVTELVIMLAMVALFFLGDSKAGALSLGFLCCAGLFALSAPLQIMLLQNAKGGEMLGAAGGQMAFNFGNAVGAWFGGLIIAFGFTYNYLALPAAILTFAALASLLIYNRRITSHHAEVVTV, from the coding sequence ATGAAAAAAACGGTTTTTTCGTTGGCACTTGCGACCTTTGGTCTTGGGATGGCCGAGTTCGGTATTATGGGCGTGTTGACCGAGCTTGCGAATAACGTCGGGATCTCCATTCCGTCGGCGGGGCATATGATCTCCGCCTATGCGGCGGGCGTGGTGATTGGCGCACCGATCATGGCGATGTTCTCCAGCCGCTTCTCCCTCAAAAACGTGCTGCTCTTTCTGGTGGCGCTCTGTTTTGTCGGCAATACGATTTTCACCTTCTCCAGCGCATATCCGATGCTGGTGATTGGCCGGCTGATCTCCGGTTTTCCGCACGGCGCAATCTTTGGCGTCGGCGCTATAATCCTCTCGAAAATTGCGCCGCCGGGTAAAGTGACTATGGCGGTGGCCGGGATGATCGCCGGGATGACCGTTGCTAACCTGATCGGTATTCCCCTTGGTACGTGGATCGGGCATCTTTTTAGCTGGCGTTACACCTTTGTGCTGATCTCGCTCTTCTTTGTGCTGGTAATGGTGTCGGTCATTTTCTGGGTGCCGAGCCTTTATGACACCGCGCCAACACGCCTGAGCGAGCAGTTTCACTTTCTGAAGAAACCAGAGCCGTGGCTGATCTTTGCCGCCACCATGTTCGGGAATGCAGGGGTGTTTGCCTGGTTCAGCTACGTGAAGCCCTTTATGGTGAGCGTCTCCGGCTTTTCGCAAGAGGCCATGACGTTAATTATGATGCTGATGGGGCTCGGGATGGTGCTGGGGAATATGTTTAGCGGCAAAGTGTCAGCGAGATTCAGCCCGATACGCATTGCGATGGTAACTGAACTGGTGATCATGCTGGCGATGGTGGCGCTGTTTTTCCTCGGCGACAGCAAAGCGGGTGCGCTCTCATTAGGCTTTCTCTGCTGCGCCGGGTTGTTTGCGCTCTCCGCGCCGCTGCAGATCATGCTGCTGCAAAATGCGAAGGGCGGCGAAATGCTGGGTGCAGCGGGTGGGCAGATGGCGTTTAATTTCGGTAATGCGGTGGGGGCATGGTTTGGCGGGCTGATTATCGCTTTCGGCTTTACCTATAACTATCTGGCGCTGCCTGCAGCGATACTGACTTTCGCCGCGCTTGCCTCGCTGCTGATCTATAACCGCCGCATCACCAGCCATCATGCCGAAGTTGTGACGGTGTAA